One genomic segment of Misgurnus anguillicaudatus chromosome 25, ASM2758022v2, whole genome shotgun sequence includes these proteins:
- the gramd1c gene encoding protein Aster-C, with protein MTHTPKKVTGSELTQENLCQSLEGKLSPEEPEVPEVTGHSIATPQPAESLLYTNYNQRCDEFRKLFKEVPQSEKLIADYTCALQKDILLQGRLYLTENWLCFYSLVFRGTKITLNMKDITSMSREKTAKWIPNAIQITTLSEKLFFSSFSAREKSFQGIFRLWQNILLEKSLTKSELLQMIKQHYGNDLGLSYDEMESSVTSVDTVTTNQPSLNMRGEDSTGRPERPTSLRLPQGELNSYETSTPQGDNSQSSIGLQSTLSVNGDDTLSPSSRQRSPNLSLNRSGSDRVSKRSSLSLDLNANEDQLSDNSRSDSLEEVEERESVSPASQGRLYVNKVFHISAEKMFELLFTDSNFIRRFLDIRKITGLTSTSWQRDSSGCMKRTLNYSITITNPLVGKMSTATENQVLYKESREGQYYMVGAEVYMHDVPYHDYFYTQNRFCIISNSKHKCRLRIYTDVIYKKQPWGLVKSFITKNSWSGIEDYFKHLEAELLEEEAEMTQGSGDAGKAGTLRRRRRTYSRSLQEHMKPGKQYSVDSEQQRRGSMGAMDMKNAQKWNVTTIIFGMSLILFVLTVLNLGLFFKLWAMEDVAHRMYLSTKHRMREKAESNLHSDLGTRQGLPLRSREEVHLLKTVLQDSINLLEQLRSSLVVLQQNFQVYNRTSSQL; from the exons ATGACCCACACACCGAAGAAAGTGACGGGCAGTGAGCTCACACAGGAGAATCTCTGTCAGTCTCTTGAAGGCAAATTGAGCCCAGAAGAACCAGAG GTCCCCGAAGTGACCGGGCACAGCATAGCAACACCCCAGCCAGCCGAATCGTTGCTTTACACAAATTATAACCAGAGGTGCGATGAgttcaggaagttgttcaaagAGGTGCCCCAGTCGGAGAAACTTATTGCAG ACTACACGTGTGCTCTGCAGAAGGATATCCTATTACAAGGACGCCTCTACCTCACAGAGAACTGGTTATGTTTCTACAGTTTAGTTTTTCGTGGTACAAAA ATCACGTTGAACATGAAGGATATCACGTCAATGTCAAGAGAGAAGACTGCAAAATGGATACCAAATGCCATACAGATCACTACTCTTTCAGAAAAG CTGTTCTTTAGCTCTTTCTCAGCAAGGGAAAAAAGTTTCCAGGGTATATTCCGGCTTTGGCAGAATATTCTACTGGAGAAG AGCCTGACCAAGTCCGAGCTGTTGCAGATGATAAAGCAACATTATGGCAACGACTTGGGGTTGAGTTATGATGAAATGGAAAGCTCTGTAACATCAGTTGATACAGTCACAACTAATCAACCCAG TCTGAACATGCGTGGAGAAGATAGCACCGGGAGACCAGAAAGACCCACATCGCTTCGTCTTCCTCAGGGAGAACTGAATTCCTATGAAACCAGTACACCACAGGGGGATAATTCACAATCTTCAATTGGACTTCAAAGCACACTGTCTGTAAATGGG GACGATACTCTGAGCCCCTCGTCCCGTCAACGCAGTCCAAATCTGTCACTGAACCGTTCCGGGTCCGATCGGGTTTCTAAACGCTCCTCTCTCTCACTGGATCTGAATGCCAATGAGGACCAGCTCTCAGATAACAGCAGATCTGACAGCCTGGAAGAGG TGGAGGAACGTGAGAGTGTGTCTCCAGCTTCTCAGGGAAGGCTGTATGTGAACAAGGTGTTTCACATTAGCGCGGAGAAAATGTTTGAACTGCTTTTCACCGATTCCAATTTTATTAGGAGATTTCTGGATATTAGGAAAATCACAG GTTTGACCTCTACCTCATGGCAAAGGGATTCCTCTGGCTGTATGAAAAGGACTTTAAACTACAGCATCACCATTACTAACCCGCTAGTCGGCAAAATGTCCACTGCCACAGAGAACCAG GTACTATATAAAGAATCAAGGGAAGGTCAGTACTACATGGTGGGTGCTGAGGTTTACATGCACGATGTCCCATATCATGATTACTTTTACACCCAGAATCGCTTCTGTATCATCAGTAACTCCAAACACAAGTGCAGACTCCG GATCTACACTGATGTGATATACAAGAAGCAACCCTGGGGTCTTGTGAAGTCATTTATCACTAAAAACTCATGGAGCGGAATAGAAGACTACTTTAAACATCTTG AGGCGGAGCTTCTTGAAGAAGAGGCTGAGATGACACAAGGAAGTGGAGACGCTGGGAAGGCTGGAACGTTGCGTAGGAGACGAAGAACATACAGTCGCTCCCTACAGGAACACATGAAGCCTGGCAAGCAGTACAGCGTAGACTCAGAACAGCAGAGAAGGGGCAGCATGG gtGCAATGGACATGAAAAACGCACAGAAATGGAACGTCACTACCATTATATTTGGGAtgagtttaat ACTTTTTGTTTTGACGGTTCTGAACTTAGGGCTATTCTTTAAACTTTGGGCCATGGAGGATGTCGCCCATCGTATGTATCTGAGCACCAAGCACAGAATGAGGGAGAAAGCAGAGTCCAA TTTGCACTCTGACCTAGGGACAAGACAGGGTCTGCCACTCAGAAGTCGAGAGGAAGTGCACTTACTGAAGACAGTACTGCAAGACTCCATTAACCTTCTTGAACAA TTACGCAGCTCTCTTGTGGTGCTTCAGCAGAACTTTCAGGTCTACAACAGAACCTCCTCACAGCTTTAA
- the atp6v1ab gene encoding V-type proton ATPase catalytic subunit A, with translation MLNMIDTFKMDFSKLPKIRDEEQEGQFGYVHGVSGPVVTATSMAGAAMYELVRVGHSELVGEIIRLEGDMATIQVYEETSGVSVGDPVLRTGKPLSVELGPGIMGSIFDGIQRPLKDINDLTKSIYIPRGVNIGALNRDLKWEFTPFKSLRAGSHITGGDIYGTVFENSLIKHKIMLPPKSRGTVTYLAPPGNYDVSDVVLELEFEGVKEKFTMVQVWPVRQVRPVTEKLPANHPLLTGQRVLDALFPCVQGGTTAIPGAFGCGKTVISQSLSKYSNSDVIVYVGCGERGNEMSEVLRDFPELTMEVDGKVESIMKRTALVANTSNMPVAAREASIYTGITLSEYFRDMGYNVSMMADSTSRWAEALREISGRLAEMPADSGYPAYLGARLASFYERAGRVKCLGNPEREGSVSIVGAVSPPGGDFSDPVTSATLGIVQVFWGLDKKLAQRKHFPSVNWLISYSKYTRALEEYYDKHFPEFVPLRTKAKEILQEEEDLAEIVQLVGKASLAETDKITLEVAKLIKDDFLQQNGYTPYDRFCPFYKTVGILSNTIAFYDMARHAVETTAQSDNRITWSMIREHMGEILYRISSMKFKDPVKEGEEKIKAEYAQLLEDMQNAFRTLED, from the exons ATGCTTAACATGATTG ACACATTCAAAATGGACTTTTCCAAGTTGCCCAAGATCCGAGATGAGGAGCAAGAGGGACAATTTGGATACGTGCATGGCGTGTCTGGACCTG TGGTGACAGCTACCAGTATGGCAGGAGCTGCCATGTATGAACTGGTGCGTGTGGGCCACAGTGAGCTTGTGGGAGAGATTATAAGACTGGAGGGTGACATGGCCACCATTCAGGTGTATGAAGAGACCT CTGGTGTGTCTGTCGGTGACCCTGTCCTGCGTACCGGGAAACCACTCTCTGTGGAGTTGGGACCGGGAATCATGGGTTCCATCTTTGATGGTATTCAGCGTCCCCTCAAAGACATTAATGACCTCACCAAAAGCATCTACATTCCCAGAGGTGTCAACATCGGTGCCCTTAACCGTGACCTGAAATGGGAATTCACTCCATTCAAGAGCTTACGT GCTGGCAGTCACATCACAGGTGGTGATATCTATGGCACGGTGTTTGAAAACTCACTtataaaacacaaaatcatGTTGCCTCCCAAAAGCCGGGGAACTGTCACATACTTGGCTCCACCTGGCAACTATGATGTCTCA GATGTAGTGTTGGAGTTGGAGTTTGAAGGTGTGAAGGAGAAGTTCACCATGGTGCAGGTGTGGCCAGTGCGTCAGGTCCGTCCTGTCACTGAGAAACTTCCTGCCAATCATCCATTGCTGACTGGGCAGCGGGTACTGGACGCCCTATTTCC GTGTGTGCAGGGGGGAACCACGGCCATCCCTGGTGCTTTCGGTTGTGGTAAAACCGTGATCTCTCAGTCCCTGTCCAAATACTCCAACAGTGACGTCATCGTCTACGTGGGCTGTGGAGAGCGTGGTAATGAAATGTCAGAGGTACTCCGAGATTTCCCTGAG CTGACCATGGAGGTTGATGGTAAAGTGGAGAGCATCATGAAGAGAACGGCCTTGGTTGCCAACACGTCCAACATGCCCGTAGCTGCCAGAGAAGCGTCTATTTACACAG GAATCACACTGTCGGAGTATTTCAGAGACATGGGTTACAATGTGAGCATGATGGCTGATTCTACATCTCGATGGGCAGAAGCTCTAAGGGAGATCTCTGGTCGTCTGGCTGAGATGCCTGCTG ATAGTGGTTATCCTGCCTATCTTGGGGCACGATTGGCTTCGTTTTACGAGCGTGCCGGAAGGGTTAAATGTCTGGGTAATCCGGAGAGAGAGGGCAGCGTGAGCATTGTTGGAGC TGTGTCGCCCCCTGGTGGAGATTTCTCAGATCCTGTGACTTCTGCTACATTGGGTATTGTCCAAGT GTTCTGGGGTCTGGATAAAAAACTTGCTCAGAGAAAGCACTTCCCCTCAGTAAACTGGCTCATCAGTTACAGTAAGTATACCCGAGCTCTGGAAGAATACTACGACAAACACTTTCCCGAATTCGTGCCACTTCGTACCAAAGCCAAAGAGATCCTGCAGGAGGAGGAGGACTTAGCTGAGATTGTGCAGCTTGTGGGAAAG GCCTCATTAGCTGAAACGGATAAGATCACTCTGGAAGTTGCCAAGTTGATCAAAGATGATTTTCTGCAGCAAAATGGATACACACCTTACGACAG ATTCTGTCCGTTTTATAAGACGGTGGGAATCTTGTCAAACACGATAGCCTTTTATGACATGGCACGTCATGCTGTAGAGACGACTGCACAGAGTGACAACAGAATCACTTGGAGTATGATCCGTGAACACATGGGGGAAATCCTCTACAGGATCAGCTCCATGAAATTCAAG GACCCAGTCAAAGAAGGTGAGGAGAAGATTAAAGCCGAATACGCCCAACTTCTTGAGGACATGCAGAATGCCTTCCGTACACTGGAGGACTGA